In Zea mays cultivar B73 chromosome 7, Zm-B73-REFERENCE-NAM-5.0, whole genome shotgun sequence, the following proteins share a genomic window:
- the LOC111589734 gene encoding protein MATERNALLY EXPRESSED GENE 2-like yields the protein MEYRKRVDALVFFSLLLLGYFAAHAHGKGHATDDVCVSTPAKEVIMQGNGARCVVGFPPCKDNKCYCCIGGRTHARYSTLAECRHACF from the exons ATGGAGTACAGAAAGAGGGTGGATGCGCTAGTGTTTTTCTCGTTACTTCTCCTCGGATACTTTGCTGCTCATGCACATGGGAAGG GTCATGCCACAGATGATGTCTGTGTTTCTACTCCAGCTAAAGAAGTAATTATGCAAGGAAACGGAGCACGATGCGTTGTAGGGTTTCCTCCATGCAAAGATAACAAGTGCTACTGCTGCATTGGGGGGCGAACTCATGCTCGCTACTCTACGCTAGCTGAGTGTAGACATGCCTGCTTCTAA